A DNA window from Heliomicrobium undosum contains the following coding sequences:
- a CDS encoding phage tail fiber protein codes for MEREYQVALYTSDPVLIKSYYGSYDLDELAEARDGGYARQPVTFALVRTGDGYMARNVKPVIFPEATAPWGAITHMALLVAGNRGFCTPLSASIEVLAGETVEIPPGELALLIPQERCNCCKKEPGHSA; via the coding sequence TTGGAACGAGAATACCAGGTGGCCCTTTATACGTCGGATCCTGTGCTCATTAAATCTTATTACGGTTCTTATGATTTGGATGAACTTGCTGAGGCGCGTGACGGCGGGTACGCGCGCCAGCCTGTGACCTTCGCCCTTGTCCGGACCGGCGACGGTTACATGGCGCGCAACGTAAAACCGGTGATCTTCCCGGAAGCGACGGCGCCTTGGGGGGCGATCACCCACATGGCCCTCTTGGTTGCTGGAAACCGGGGATTCTGCACCCCCCTCAGTGCCTCCATTGAGGTCCTGGCAGGAGAGACAGTCGAAATCCCTCCTGGTGAATTGGCCTTGCTGATCCCGCAGGAAAGGTGCAATTGCTGTAAAAAGGAACCTGGCCATTCTGCCTGA
- a CDS encoding GNAT family N-acetyltransferase: MDVLIRKALPKESAIITEISFLSKQYWNYPKEYFEIWKDELTITAEYIERNIVFVAEVDGKIIGYESVVEVKEDFWAGNVFVQKGFWLEHMFIHPSYIGKGIGSKLIFFIKTFCREAGISSLNIFSDPYAKGFYEKMGAMYIRESPSSILGRTVSLFSLQV, from the coding sequence ATGGATGTTCTGATCAGAAAGGCTTTGCCAAAAGAAAGCGCCATTATCACGGAGATCTCCTTTTTGTCGAAACAATACTGGAATTATCCGAAGGAATACTTCGAGATTTGGAAAGACGAATTGACGATTACGGCTGAGTATATAGAAAGAAACATCGTCTTCGTGGCTGAGGTTGACGGAAAAATCATCGGGTATGAATCTGTCGTCGAGGTGAAAGAAGACTTTTGGGCCGGGAATGTTTTTGTCCAAAAGGGTTTTTGGTTGGAGCATATGTTTATCCATCCAAGTTATATTGGAAAAGGTATTGGTTCAAAGCTAATCTTTTTTATCAAGACCTTTTGTAGAGAAGCAGGTATTTCTTCTTTAAATATATTTTCCGATCCCTATGCGAAAGGGTTTTATGAAAAGATGGGAGCGATGTACATAAGAGAATCGCCCTCAAGTATCCTGGGACGGACTGTATCTTTGTTTTCACTACAGGTCTAA
- a CDS encoding SpoVG family protein, whose product MFSTKITEVRFNRVNLHGSVKALASVTIDDSFAVHEIKVIEGKNGLFIAMPSQVLPDGTVQFDVR is encoded by the coding sequence ATGTTTTCAACGAAAATTACAGAAGTCAGGTTCAATCGCGTTAACCTCCATGGCTCCGTTAAAGCACTTGCTTCTGTAACAATTGACGATTCGTTTGCAGTTCACGAGATTAAAGTGATCGAAGGAAAAAACGGATTATTTATCGCGATGCCAAGTCAAGTCTTACCGGATGGAACCGTTCAATTCGATGTTCGATGA
- a CDS encoding pentapeptide repeat-containing protein encodes MSTQQIPNRCLTKFTVDCVHCFGLCCVALPYSKSADFAVDKKAGIPCSNLQLDYRCSIHNNLRTCGFRGCTVYECFGAGQKVSQFTYNGIDWRENPQSAREMFDVFPIMQQLHEMLRYLNEALSLEETRPIHKELQKAIEATEQLTDLTPKAILELDVPKHRVIVSDLLMQTSEFVRAKVRKEAKQRKLRNISRGSNLIGANLRGADLKGSNLRGAILIAADLRATDLRVSDFLGADLRDADLSGANLTGSIFITQSQVNSANGDIHTKLPPSISIPDHWLGSKM; translated from the coding sequence TTGTCTACCCAACAAATTCCGAATCGTTGCTTAACAAAATTTACTGTCGACTGTGTCCATTGTTTTGGTTTGTGCTGTGTAGCGTTACCGTATTCTAAATCTGCTGATTTTGCCGTTGACAAAAAGGCGGGAATTCCCTGTAGCAATCTGCAATTAGATTATCGTTGCAGTATTCATAATAATTTAAGAACTTGCGGCTTTCGAGGCTGTACTGTCTATGAGTGTTTTGGAGCCGGTCAGAAGGTTTCCCAATTCACGTACAACGGAATTGATTGGCGAGAGAACCCCCAGTCAGCTCGCGAAATGTTTGATGTATTTCCGATCATGCAGCAACTTCATGAAATGCTCCGTTACTTGAATGAAGCGTTGAGCCTTGAAGAAACTCGGCCGATTCATAAAGAATTGCAGAAGGCGATTGAAGCAACGGAACAGCTTACAGATCTTACTCCCAAGGCCATTTTAGAGCTTGATGTGCCAAAACACAGAGTCATTGTGAGTGACTTGCTTATGCAAACCAGTGAATTCGTCAGAGCAAAAGTCAGGAAAGAAGCGAAACAAAGGAAACTGAGAAATATAAGCAGGGGGAGCAATCTAATCGGTGCGAATTTAAGAGGCGCAGACCTTAAGGGATCTAATTTGAGGGGCGCCATACTCATCGCCGCTGATCTCCGAGCAACCGACTTACGAGTGAGTGACTTTCTCGGCGCCGATTTAAGAGACGCTGATTTAAGCGGCGCGAACCTGACGGGGAGTATTTTCATTACACAATCTCAGGTAAATTCGGCTAATGGCGATATCCATACCAAGTTACCGCCTTCTATAAGCATTCCCGACCATTGGCTAGGCTCAAAGATGTAG
- a CDS encoding DoxX family protein produces MQQWFSNPKLAPLWTVIRFWLGYQWLTSGWGKLNNPAWTGEKAPAAIMGFFKGVLEKAQTGANPEVKAWYADFVSSVAMPNAKFFSYLIPYAEVLAGLGLIVGCLTTIALLGGITMNLNFLWAGTSSTNPQMMLLSLFLLFAGAYSYRYGVDHYLLPWLKQLRTGRNPSAPIPSPQK; encoded by the coding sequence ATGCAACAGTGGTTTTCGAATCCAAAGCTGGCGCCGCTCTGGACGGTGATCCGATTCTGGTTGGGTTACCAGTGGCTGACCAGCGGTTGGGGCAAGTTGAATAACCCCGCTTGGACCGGAGAGAAAGCGCCGGCAGCCATCATGGGCTTTTTCAAAGGCGTATTGGAAAAAGCGCAAACAGGCGCCAACCCCGAAGTTAAAGCCTGGTACGCTGATTTCGTCAGTTCCGTCGCCATGCCGAACGCGAAGTTCTTCTCCTATCTGATTCCCTACGCTGAAGTCCTCGCCGGTTTAGGGCTGATTGTGGGATGCCTTACTACCATCGCACTGCTCGGCGGCATCACCATGAACTTAAACTTTCTTTGGGCCGGCACCTCTTCCACGAACCCACAGATGATGCTTTTGTCGCTTTTCTTGCTTTTTGCCGGAGCATACAGTTACCGTTACGGCGTTGACCACTACCTCCTCCCTTGGTTAAAACAACTGCGTACCGGCAGAAACCCTTCGGCGCCGATTCCATCACCACAAAAATAA
- a CDS encoding OsmC family protein, with translation MIVSESKNANYCTEISNETSIVFSDVTEEKGGQGQYFRPHDLLCAGLSACLNIGARMLMDHHNIKYDKVIVKVDLDRTDANKTKFQYNIDIVGELSKETKRWVIEKASNCAVRKTLSKELTFKLIP, from the coding sequence ATGATCGTTTCAGAAAGTAAGAACGCCAACTATTGCACTGAAATTTCTAATGAAACTTCAATTGTTTTTTCTGACGTGACGGAGGAAAAAGGCGGACAAGGACAATATTTCAGACCCCATGATCTGTTATGCGCCGGATTATCTGCATGCCTGAATATCGGCGCCAGAATGTTGATGGATCACCATAACATCAAATACGATAAAGTGATAGTCAAAGTCGATCTAGACAGAACCGATGCTAATAAAACCAAATTCCAATACAACATAGATATCGTCGGTGAACTTTCTAAGGAAACAAAGCGATGGGTAATTGAAAAAGCTAGCAACTGTGCGGTTAGAAAAACGCTCTCAAAGGAACTAACGTTTAAACTTATCCCATAA
- a CDS encoding methyl-accepting chemotaxis protein translates to MPVALQDALKCAELMFRMFHSASSILVADTEVIVGKFEGSLKTPIEPGHKYPDTTVLREAIQRNTRVKKTFSRENSPFGVPYTSIGLPVYDHHKKIVGAIGMTAPVVAYEELKENTEKLYSTLLHTTSSSEAIASGAVRFNDAMHEIVGETARIKKELGTIGDVIALIKKISDQTNLLALNAAIEAARAGDAGRGFAVVAEEVRNLAQNTNHSVSDMSSKLNKMIDSLNNIASKLEQLGDFAETQTDSIEELSATICTIQETTDKIASATKKLVD, encoded by the coding sequence TTGCCTGTCGCTTTGCAAGACGCGCTCAAATGCGCAGAACTGATGTTTCGGATGTTTCACTCGGCTTCCTCTATATTGGTCGCAGATACGGAAGTGATCGTGGGAAAATTTGAGGGTTCGCTCAAGACGCCCATCGAACCGGGTCACAAATATCCGGACACGACGGTGCTACGGGAGGCTATCCAGCGGAATACGAGGGTGAAGAAAACGTTTTCCAGGGAGAACTCTCCCTTTGGTGTCCCCTATACATCTATCGGATTGCCTGTTTACGATCATCATAAGAAGATCGTAGGCGCGATCGGGATGACTGCGCCTGTGGTGGCCTATGAAGAACTGAAAGAGAATACGGAAAAACTATACTCTACGCTGTTACATACGACTTCCTCCAGTGAGGCCATTGCCTCCGGGGCCGTCAGGTTCAACGATGCGATGCACGAAATCGTCGGTGAAACGGCGAGAATCAAAAAAGAACTTGGGACGATCGGTGATGTCATCGCATTGATCAAAAAAATCTCGGATCAGACCAATTTACTCGCCCTCAACGCCGCTATAGAGGCGGCCAGAGCAGGCGATGCCGGGAGGGGCTTCGCCGTCGTTGCGGAAGAGGTCCGCAACCTCGCGCAAAACACGAATCACAGCGTCTCCGACATGTCTTCAAAATTGAACAAAATGATCGATTCGCTAAACAACATCGCCTCTAAACTTGAACAACTGGGAGATTTTGCCGAAACGCAAACCGACTCAATCGAGGAATTATCGGCAACGATTTGCACGATCCAGGAAACGACCGATAAAATCGCATCGGCCACGAAGAAGCTAGTGGACTAG
- a CDS encoding response regulator, with protein MSHDKYRILIVDDSPFSQSIIKSSLQEDRFQVVGTASTGLEGVEQFRELKPQMVTMDVTMPDMDGLECVRRILDIDPDANIIMISSMRDQELVGRSRALGVAHFLQKPFPPEELNRLALDILQKREQHQHDAHVFAELFRQALQDSLLALQSAPVTLSELSEQESEYASQGIAVVIGITGGRSGKMILDCAPETALATARRILRKDDVDDNEMRYAVAEIGNIIAGHGVSRINDRTSIGNLRLTSPSILFGKVGIINPKMIGFRTTAQTGEGPWNLLVGFGGVFGGR; from the coding sequence GTGTCCCACGATAAGTACAGGATTCTCATCGTCGACGACTCGCCCTTCAGCCAGTCGATCATCAAGAGTTCCCTCCAGGAAGACCGCTTTCAGGTCGTTGGAACGGCTAGCACCGGTCTGGAAGGGGTCGAACAGTTTCGGGAACTGAAACCGCAAATGGTGACGATGGACGTCACCATGCCCGATATGGATGGGCTGGAGTGTGTCCGACGGATTTTGGATATTGATCCGGACGCCAATATCATCATGATCAGTTCTATGCGCGATCAGGAACTGGTCGGAAGATCGCGTGCGCTCGGTGTTGCTCATTTCCTACAAAAACCCTTCCCTCCGGAAGAACTGAACCGTTTGGCCCTCGACATCCTGCAAAAGCGGGAACAGCATCAGCATGACGCCCATGTTTTCGCTGAACTGTTCCGACAGGCCTTGCAAGACAGTCTCTTGGCCTTGCAATCCGCTCCGGTGACTCTGTCGGAACTTTCCGAGCAGGAATCGGAATACGCCTCCCAGGGTATCGCTGTCGTGATCGGAATCACAGGCGGCAGGTCGGGGAAAATGATCCTCGATTGCGCCCCTGAAACGGCGCTGGCAACGGCGCGCCGCATCCTGCGCAAAGACGATGTGGACGATAACGAGATGCGCTACGCTGTGGCGGAGATCGGCAACATCATCGCCGGCCACGGCGTTTCGCGCATCAACGACCGCACCAGCATCGGCAATCTCCGGCTCACCTCGCCGAGCATTCTCTTCGGCAAGGTGGGGATCATCAATCCTAAAATGATCGGCTTCCGCACAACTGCGCAGACCGGAGAAGGTCCCTGGAACCTGCTGGTCGGCTTTGGAGGTGTTTTCGGTGGACGTTAA
- a CDS encoding GNAT family N-acetyltransferase, whose translation MVSIQTASVSDLDSLADLYEELASKTTNVVKMREQFRWMDSNPDYVVLVAKEGETVIGSAMGVVCHDLVGDCDPFMVVENVIVRSAFRGKGIGRRLMEKIEEIAAANSCQYIMFVSRTDRKGAHRFYQSIGYSLDVVQGFKKFL comes from the coding sequence ATGGTATCTATTCAAACTGCATCGGTTTCCGATCTTGATTCCTTAGCAGATCTGTACGAAGAATTGGCAAGCAAGACAACAAACGTAGTCAAGATGCGGGAGCAATTCCGCTGGATGGATTCCAATCCCGATTACGTCGTTCTGGTTGCAAAAGAAGGGGAAACAGTGATCGGCTCAGCTATGGGCGTAGTTTGTCATGACTTGGTGGGTGATTGCGACCCCTTTATGGTCGTCGAAAACGTCATCGTGAGAAGCGCCTTCCGGGGAAAGGGAATCGGCAGGAGGCTCATGGAAAAGATTGAGGAAATCGCTGCTGCAAATAGTTGCCAATATATCATGTTTGTTTCCAGGACCGACAGGAAAGGGGCGCACAGATTCTATCAATCAATCGGATATAGCTTGGATGTTGTTCAAGGGTTTAAAAAATTTCTCTAA
- a CDS encoding GNAT family N-acetyltransferase, producing MGLIVRPYTLEDFEGLLDIQREAFPPPFPEELWWCREQIAAHVETYPEGAMVAELAGKLVGSATALLIKYDGKPHTWSEVADNGYIRRSHQPDGDSLYGIDVCVRPAYRGCGVAGALYEARKQLVIRTGLKRFLAGCRIPGFHRHAAEMTCDEYVRRVASGELTDLVLTFMLKQGLRPLQVLDGYLDDAESLNKAILVEWPNPRLAGEGASP from the coding sequence TTGGGCCTCATCGTCCGTCCCTATACATTGGAAGATTTCGAAGGCCTGCTCGATATCCAGCGGGAGGCCTTTCCGCCGCCTTTTCCAGAAGAACTCTGGTGGTGCCGGGAGCAAATCGCCGCCCATGTAGAGACCTACCCAGAGGGGGCTATGGTGGCGGAACTGGCGGGCAAACTCGTCGGATCAGCGACGGCGCTGCTGATCAAGTACGACGGCAAGCCTCATACATGGTCCGAGGTGGCTGACAACGGCTATATCCGGCGCAGCCATCAGCCTGACGGCGACAGCCTCTATGGCATCGATGTCTGCGTTCGGCCCGCCTACCGGGGATGCGGCGTGGCCGGCGCATTATACGAGGCCCGGAAACAACTTGTTATCCGGACGGGGCTGAAGCGCTTTTTGGCCGGATGCCGGATTCCGGGCTTTCACCGCCACGCAGCTGAGATGACCTGTGACGAGTATGTGCGTCGCGTGGCCTCCGGCGAACTCACCGATCTCGTGCTGACTTTTATGCTCAAACAAGGTCTAAGACCGCTGCAGGTGCTTGACGGCTACCTGGACGATGCGGAGTCGCTGAACAAGGCCATCCTGGTCGAATGGCCAAACCCGCGCCTGGCCGGGGAAGGAGCATCGCCATGA
- a CDS encoding chemotaxis protein CheX, translated as MDVKHIDPFLEALHNVLPMLGFQQITRGKLSVGERFVSGKGVIVLIGTTGDVAGNIAYNLTEEVSKKIASTMMGGMPVDTFDALAQSAVSELVNMLTANAAMTLESRQIKMDISPPTIILGQNSTVTICNSRFLTVEYVVDGMKIDVNFGFNQK; from the coding sequence GTGGACGTTAAACACATCGATCCCTTCCTCGAAGCCCTCCATAATGTGCTGCCCATGCTCGGCTTCCAGCAGATCACCCGGGGAAAGCTCTCTGTCGGCGAGCGTTTCGTCTCCGGCAAAGGCGTGATCGTCCTCATCGGCACGACTGGTGATGTGGCGGGCAATATCGCCTACAACCTGACCGAAGAGGTATCCAAGAAAATCGCTTCGACAATGATGGGCGGCATGCCTGTTGATACCTTTGACGCGCTGGCTCAAAGCGCCGTATCGGAACTCGTCAATATGCTGACAGCCAATGCGGCCATGACCCTGGAAAGCCGGCAAATCAAGATGGATATCTCCCCGCCCACGATTATCCTGGGGCAAAATTCGACAGTCACCATCTGCAACAGTCGGTTTCTCACTGTCGAATACGTCGTGGATGGGATGAAAATCGACGTAAACTTCGGATTCAATCAAAAGTGA